One segment of Erigeron canadensis isolate Cc75 chromosome 2, C_canadensis_v1, whole genome shotgun sequence DNA contains the following:
- the LOC122586744 gene encoding cyclic dof factor 1-like, with protein sequence MMTDPGIILFGKKIGMPETPKIASVSPLDTVVGGGGDDGFVMGRRSCSVELVEKTCSSINRHESHEQRKDESDDNPKTPSIDEEGVSEHVQTTGNDDDTSNLQSKSLKKPDKILPCPRCESMNTKFCYYNNNNINQPRHFCKSCQRYWTAGGTMRSMPVGAGRRKKKSTPADYRFIISQEAFESAADFEGVHNIVRPPKLLSFGPNSPQFGAKLGGRENGDESSSGSTVVTSNSIIEQKQDNNGFHPQVHWIPGASWYPMQIPAFYPPGHPPMPIYPSPYWNSVTWLPPNFTNLGKHSRDVDAIRPNASHEESKRQKNSVLTPKTLRIDDPDEAAKSSIWETLGIKNENSGRGELFKAFQAKGDEKKKHTATEPCPALHANPAAFSRSLCFQERA encoded by the exons ATGATGACAGATCCCGGTATTATATTGTTTGGCAAAAAAATTGGGATGCCTGAGACACCCAAGATTGCCAGTGTTTCACCTTTAGACACCGTGGtcggaggtggtggtgatgacggTTTTGTGATGGGAAGGAGGTCTTGTTCAGTGGAACTTGTAGAGAAGACTTGTTCATCAATAAACAGACATGAATCACAT GAACAAAGAAAAGATGAATCCGATGATAATCCGAAAACTCCTTCCATTGATGAAGAGGGGGTGTCGGAACACGTTCAGACGACTGGAAACGACGATGATACTTCGAATTTGCAATCAAAAAGTCTGAAAAAACCGGACAAAATTCTTCCTTGCCCACGTTGTGAAAGCAtgaacacaaagttttgctactacaacaataacaacatcaACCAACCTCGCCATTTTTGCAAGAGTTGCCAGAGGTACTGGACCGCCGGAGGTACCATGAGAAGCATGCCAGTTGGAGCAGGTCGCCGCAAGAAAAAGAGCACCCCGGCAGATTACCGTTTCATCATCTCTCAAGAAGCTTTTGAATCAGCAGCTGATTTTGAGGGAGTTCATAACATAGTTCGTCCACCAAAACTACTTTCATTTGGTCCAAATTCTCCACAGTTTGGAGCCAAATTGGGTGGCAGAGAAAACGGAGACGAAAGCTCCAGTGGATCCACCGTGGTAACTTCTAATTCAATAATTGAACAAAAACAAGATAACAACGGATTCCATCCCCAAGTTCATTGGATTCCAGGGGCTTCATGGTACCCAATGCAGATTCCAGCCTTTTACCCTCCAGGACACCCTCCAATGCCAATCTACCCTTCACCTTACTGGAATTCTGTTACTTGGTTACCCCCAAACTTCACCAATTTAGGAAAACATTCAAGAGATGTGGATGCAATAAGACCAAACGCGTCCCACGAGGAGTCAAAGAGGCAGAAGAATTCAGTTCTGACTCCTAAGACTCTTagaatagatgatccagatgaAGCTGCAAAGAGTTCTATATGGGAGACACTGGGAATCAAAAACGAAAACAGTGGCAGAGGAGAGCTATTTAAGGCCTTTCAAGCAAAAGGAGAtgaaaagaagaaacatacaGCCACCGAACCATGCCCTGCGCTACATGCAAATCCTGCTGCTTTCTCTAGATCACTCTGCTTTCAAGAAAGAGCCTAA